From Nitrospirota bacterium, a single genomic window includes:
- a CDS encoding SUMF1/EgtB/PvdO family nonheme iron enzyme, which produces MLVRIMMCGMVIVLLASIGLTGGLSLANEPLPVKPESVPVPALSKPHASEAESKPIGKVHPPSGVGAAPKPAGVQPPAEITGKDGVPMMLVPAGEFTMGSDKGDDDEQPVHRVFLDSFYMDKFEVTNGRFAKFVEAIQSEPPWGFADKETPVVRSDRPVRWVNWMEAFGYCLWAGKRLPTEAEWEKAARGTDGRVYPWGNDQPTAAHAVFGLKEGADMVAPIGNRDKGKSPYGVHDLAGNLYEWVTDWYDEQFYTKNPAINPRGPVEGTAKVQRGGSYINNSYRLRSSFRTKGDPTEHDPNVGFRCAEDAPKLP; this is translated from the coding sequence ATGCTGGTTCGGATCATGATGTGCGGGATGGTGATTGTCCTATTGGCATCGATAGGGCTCACCGGTGGTCTCTCTCTGGCGAATGAGCCTCTCCCGGTGAAGCCGGAATCGGTGCCGGTTCCAGCTTTATCCAAACCACATGCGTCAGAGGCTGAGTCGAAGCCCATCGGGAAGGTACATCCTCCCTCCGGTGTTGGCGCTGCGCCGAAGCCTGCCGGTGTTCAACCCCCTGCTGAGATCACCGGGAAAGACGGCGTTCCCATGATGTTGGTTCCCGCCGGTGAGTTCACGATGGGGAGCGACAAGGGCGATGACGATGAACAGCCGGTTCATCGAGTCTTTCTCGACAGTTTTTATATGGACAAGTTTGAAGTGACGAATGGCCGGTTTGCGAAGTTTGTCGAAGCGATTCAGAGTGAACCGCCTTGGGGCTTTGCGGACAAGGAAACGCCGGTTGTCCGCTCGGATCGTCCGGTTCGCTGGGTGAATTGGATGGAAGCGTTTGGCTATTGTCTCTGGGCCGGGAAGCGGTTGCCGACCGAAGCGGAGTGGGAGAAAGCCGCTCGTGGAACGGACGGAAGGGTTTATCCCTGGGGGAACGATCAGCCGACTGCGGCCCATGCAGTTTTTGGCTTGAAGGAAGGGGCCGATATGGTTGCGCCTATCGGCAATCGCGATAAAGGGAAAAGCCCTTATGGCGTTCACGATCTGGCTGGCAACCTGTATGAATGGGTGACGGACTGGTATGACGAACAGTTCTACACGAAAAACCCTGCCATCAATCCGCGCGGACCGGTCGAGGGTACGGCGAAGGTGCAGCGGGGCGGCTCCTATATCAATAATTCCTATCGGCTCCGATCCTCCTTTCGGACAAAAGGCGATCCCACGGAACATGATCCCAACGTTGGATTTCGCTGCGCGGAAGATGCCCCTAAACTTCCGTAG